Proteins encoded together in one Rhizobium bangladeshense window:
- a CDS encoding TIGR03862 family flavoprotein produces MSQKRIAIIGGGPAGLAAAELLSLSGHAVTVYDAMPTFARKFLLAGKSGLNITHSEDYARFATRFGAASARLRPALDAFTPGDIREWTAGLGTETFVGSSGRVFPTVMKASPLLRGWLKRLEERGVALRTRHRWTGLVEDGYVFEMPEGRGIVHCDAALLALGGASWPRLGSDAAWLPWLAERGIEIEAFRPANCGFVVGWSAGFSARFAGEPVKSVTATSEAGTFPGEFVVTGSGIEGSLVYAHAASLRDRLLHHGSAALTLDLAPGRTIERLARDLRRQDSKSSFSNRLRKGAGLDRVKAALLRELTPDRDRTDPERLASMIKALPIPVLDARPIAEAISSAGGIRWTSIDEGFMLKALPGTFVAGEMIDWEAPTGGYLLTACLATGRAAARGIEAWLAR; encoded by the coding sequence ATGAGCCAGAAACGGATTGCGATCATCGGCGGCGGCCCCGCAGGTCTTGCGGCTGCCGAGCTGCTTTCGCTCTCCGGCCATGCAGTGACGGTCTATGACGCCATGCCGACCTTCGCCCGCAAGTTCCTGCTGGCCGGCAAGTCGGGCCTCAATATTACCCATTCCGAGGACTATGCCCGCTTTGCTACGCGCTTCGGCGCGGCCTCAGCCCGGCTGCGTCCCGCTCTCGATGCCTTTACCCCTGGCGATATCAGGGAATGGACTGCGGGGCTCGGTACCGAAACCTTCGTCGGCTCCTCCGGCCGGGTGTTCCCGACGGTGATGAAGGCTTCTCCTTTGCTGCGTGGCTGGCTCAAGCGGCTGGAAGAGCGGGGTGTCGCGCTGCGCACCCGCCACCGCTGGACCGGTCTTGTCGAAGACGGTTATGTTTTCGAAATGCCGGAAGGGCGTGGCATCGTCCATTGCGACGCCGCCCTGCTGGCGCTCGGCGGCGCAAGTTGGCCGCGCCTTGGCTCGGATGCGGCCTGGCTGCCCTGGCTGGCGGAAAGGGGCATCGAGATCGAGGCCTTCCGGCCCGCCAATTGCGGATTCGTCGTCGGCTGGAGCGCAGGCTTCAGTGCGCGTTTCGCCGGCGAGCCCGTCAAATCGGTCACCGCCACATCCGAAGCCGGCACCTTTCCCGGCGAGTTCGTCGTCACCGGTAGCGGCATCGAGGGCAGCCTCGTCTATGCCCACGCGGCCAGCCTCCGCGACCGGCTTCTGCACCATGGCAGCGCTGCCCTGACACTCGATCTCGCCCCAGGCCGGACGATCGAAAGGCTGGCTCGCGACCTGAGACGGCAGGATTCAAAGTCGAGCTTTTCAAACCGCCTGCGCAAGGGCGCCGGGCTTGACCGCGTCAAGGCGGCATTGCTGCGCGAACTCACGCCCGACCGCGACCGGACCGATCCCGAACGTCTCGCCAGCATGATCAAGGCTCTGCCGATACCGGTTCTCGACGCGAGGCCGATCGCCGAGGCGATCTCCTCTGCAGGCGGGATCCGTTGGACCAGCATCGACGAGGGTTTCATGTTAAAGGCGCTGCCGGGCACCTTCGTCGCCGGCGAGATGATCGATTGGGAGGCGCCGACCGGCGGTTATCTCCTCACCGCCTGCCTTGCGACCGGCCGGGCTGCGGCGCGCGGCATCGAGGCCTGGCTGGCGCGGTAG
- a CDS encoding helix-turn-helix domain-containing protein, which yields MHEQSAHAEHVYTSAQRNSAAASSPIVASWRRCMTMHRLAPEDERAPLRLTDQEFHQARERSGQLIAGATEELDRLFTTVGKAGCCILLTDRNGIALERRGSAGDDKDFYDLGLWTGSVWTEASIGTNGIGTALADERAVAIFRDQHFFCSNIRLSCTTAPIRDHRGELAAALDISTCREDVSEMTLAILTQSVRDAAMRIELNLFRSAFAGARFLMVPSGTNPAAALLAVDRHDLVLGATRAARIALQLDDKRIAAGIPAADALHEARVSQQEEIIEAEKAALLRALTRTSGNVSQAAIALGISRATLHRKMKRFGLH from the coding sequence ATGCACGAACAGTCAGCACATGCGGAGCATGTCTACACCTCTGCGCAACGGAATTCCGCCGCCGCGAGTTCTCCGATCGTCGCATCCTGGCGGCGATGCATGACCATGCATCGCCTTGCCCCCGAGGACGAGCGTGCGCCGCTGCGCCTCACCGACCAGGAATTTCACCAGGCACGCGAACGGTCCGGACAATTGATCGCCGGCGCAACCGAGGAGCTCGACCGCCTCTTCACCACCGTCGGCAAGGCCGGCTGCTGCATCCTGCTGACGGACAGGAACGGCATCGCCTTGGAGCGTCGGGGCTCCGCCGGCGACGACAAGGACTTCTACGATCTCGGCCTATGGACCGGTTCTGTGTGGACCGAGGCGAGCATCGGCACCAACGGCATCGGAACGGCGCTGGCCGACGAGCGGGCCGTCGCCATTTTCCGGGATCAGCATTTCTTCTGCTCGAACATCCGGCTGAGCTGCACGACGGCGCCAATCCGCGATCATCGCGGCGAACTGGCAGCCGCCCTCGACATTTCCACCTGTCGCGAAGACGTCAGCGAAATGACGCTTGCGATCCTGACGCAGAGCGTACGCGACGCGGCAATGCGCATCGAGCTCAACCTCTTCCGTTCGGCTTTTGCCGGCGCCAGGTTCCTGATGGTCCCGAGCGGCACCAATCCCGCGGCCGCCCTGCTTGCCGTCGACAGGCACGACCTCGTGCTTGGCGCTACCCGAGCCGCCCGCATCGCGCTGCAACTGGACGACAAGCGGATTGCGGCCGGCATCCCGGCCGCCGACGCCCTCCATGAGGCCCGCGTCTCGCAACAGGAAGAGATAATCGAAGCGGAAAAGGCCGCCTTGCTGCGCGCGCTGACGCGCACCAGTGGCAACGTCTCGCAGGCGGCCATCGCCCTCGGGATCAGCCGAGCCACGCTCCACCGGAAGATGAAGAGGTTCGGCCTGCATTAG
- the adh gene encoding aldehyde dehydrogenase, with the protein MLHQKIVESPFKLKYGNYIGGEWREPVEGKYFENVTPVTGGKLCDIPRSDEKDINLALDAAHAAKEKWGRTSAAERSNILMKIAQRMEDKLELLAQAETWDNGKPIRETMAADIPLAIDHFRYFAACIRAQEGSIGEIDHDTVAYHFHEPLGVVGQIIPWNFPILMAAWKLAPALAAGNCVVLKPAEQTPASILIWAELVGDLLPPGVLNIVNGFGIEAGKPLATSQRIAKIAFTGETTTGRLIMQYASQNLIPVTLELGGKSPNIFFADVMAEDDDFLDKALEGFAMFALNQGEVCTCPSRALVQESIYDRFMEKAVKRVEAIKQGNPLDPETMIGAQASTEQLEKILAYLDIGKQEGAQVLAGGSRNDLGGELANGYYVKPTIFKGHNKMRVFQEEIFGPVVSVATFKDEKEALEIANDTLYGLGAGVWSRDANRCYRFGREIQAGRVWTNCYHAYPAHAAFGGYKQSGIGRETHKMMLDHYQQTKNMLVSYSPKALGFF; encoded by the coding sequence ATGCTTCATCAGAAAATCGTCGAGTCGCCGTTCAAGCTGAAGTACGGCAACTATATCGGTGGCGAATGGCGCGAGCCGGTCGAAGGCAAATACTTCGAAAACGTGACGCCAGTCACGGGCGGCAAGCTCTGCGACATTCCGCGCTCCGATGAAAAGGACATCAATCTCGCGCTAGATGCGGCCCACGCGGCCAAGGAAAAATGGGGCCGCACCTCCGCTGCCGAGCGCTCCAACATCCTGATGAAAATCGCCCAGCGCATGGAAGACAAGCTGGAATTGCTCGCCCAGGCCGAGACCTGGGACAACGGCAAGCCCATCCGCGAAACCATGGCGGCCGACATTCCGCTGGCGATCGATCACTTTCGCTACTTTGCAGCCTGCATCCGTGCTCAGGAAGGCTCGATCGGCGAGATCGATCATGACACCGTCGCCTATCATTTCCATGAGCCGCTCGGCGTCGTCGGCCAGATCATTCCCTGGAACTTCCCCATCCTGATGGCCGCCTGGAAGCTCGCACCCGCGCTTGCCGCCGGTAACTGCGTGGTGCTGAAGCCGGCCGAGCAGACCCCCGCTTCGATCCTGATCTGGGCCGAGCTTGTCGGCGATCTGCTGCCGCCCGGCGTGCTCAATATCGTCAACGGCTTCGGCATCGAGGCCGGCAAGCCGCTGGCGACGAGCCAGCGCATCGCCAAGATCGCCTTCACCGGTGAGACGACGACCGGCCGCCTCATCATGCAATATGCCAGCCAGAACCTTATTCCTGTGACGCTGGAGCTCGGCGGCAAATCCCCGAATATCTTTTTCGCCGATGTGATGGCCGAGGATGACGACTTTCTTGACAAGGCGCTCGAGGGCTTCGCGATGTTCGCCCTCAACCAGGGCGAAGTCTGCACCTGCCCGAGCCGCGCCCTCGTCCAGGAGTCCATCTACGATCGCTTCATGGAAAAGGCCGTCAAACGCGTCGAGGCGATCAAACAAGGCAACCCGCTTGATCCGGAAACGATGATCGGCGCCCAGGCATCGACGGAGCAGCTTGAGAAGATCCTCGCCTATCTCGACATCGGCAAGCAGGAAGGCGCCCAGGTTCTGGCCGGCGGCTCGCGCAACGATCTCGGCGGCGAGCTGGCGAACGGCTATTACGTCAAGCCGACGATCTTCAAGGGACATAACAAGATGCGGGTGTTCCAGGAAGAGATCTTCGGCCCTGTGGTTTCAGTGGCGACCTTCAAGGATGAGAAGGAAGCGCTCGAAATCGCCAATGACACGCTTTACGGTCTTGGTGCCGGGGTCTGGAGTCGCGATGCCAATCGCTGCTATCGTTTCGGCCGCGAGATCCAGGCCGGCCGCGTCTGGACCAATTGCTATCACGCCTACCCGGCCCATGCGGCCTTCGGAGGCTACAAGCAGTCGGGCATCGGCCGTGAAACCCATAAGATGATGCTCGATCACTACCAGCAGACCAAGAACATGCTGGTCAGCTACAGCCCGAAAGCGCTCGGCTTCTTCTGA